A portion of the Krasilnikovia cinnamomea genome contains these proteins:
- a CDS encoding glutamate mutase L gives MTGAVCVDVGSTYTKACLVDLGSGALVRRVEVPTTAESDVLVGLDAAVARLDADPAAPLYVCSSAGGGLRLAVVGYEALVTAEAGHRVGLSAGAQVVHVAAGPLDGRAVAALRAARPDVVLLVGGTDGGDASVLLHNAGRLATSRLRVPVVVAGNADAREEAAGVLSARGIPVTVTGNVLPRIGELDPGPARAAIRQMFLRHVIGGKRLSRGQRFASLVRAATPDAVLAAVELLADRTGAGVLVVDVGGATTDVYSALLPDAEAETGPRRDVAGTLWRSRTVEGDLGVRAGAGGVVAAAAAEKLAAPDITGGPPFDTGTDRRLAQVAAMVALRRHARGHAPGPGLPRTGGRDLRDVRLVVGSGGVLRHGGGPQVLDAVLGDTAGGWAAPAGARRTVDSAYVLAAAGLLAAEHPAAAAGLLDTLR, from the coding sequence ATGACGGGAGCGGTCTGCGTCGACGTGGGGTCGACGTACACGAAGGCCTGCCTGGTGGATCTCGGTTCGGGTGCGTTGGTGCGCCGGGTCGAGGTGCCGACGACCGCCGAGTCCGATGTGCTGGTCGGCCTGGACGCGGCGGTGGCGCGGCTGGACGCCGACCCCGCCGCGCCGCTGTACGTGTGCTCGTCGGCCGGCGGCGGGTTGCGCCTGGCGGTGGTCGGGTACGAGGCGCTGGTCACGGCGGAGGCCGGGCACCGGGTGGGGTTGTCGGCGGGTGCGCAGGTGGTGCACGTGGCCGCGGGGCCGTTGGACGGGCGGGCGGTCGCGGCGTTGCGCGCGGCCCGCCCGGACGTGGTCCTGCTGGTGGGTGGCACCGACGGCGGTGACGCGTCGGTGCTGCTGCACAACGCGGGCCGGTTGGCGACCTCGCGGTTGCGGGTGCCGGTGGTGGTGGCGGGCAACGCGGACGCCCGCGAGGAGGCGGCCGGGGTCCTGTCGGCGCGCGGCATCCCGGTGACCGTGACCGGCAACGTGCTGCCCCGCATCGGGGAGCTGGATCCGGGTCCGGCGCGCGCGGCGATCCGGCAGATGTTCCTCAGGCATGTGATCGGCGGCAAGCGGTTGTCGCGGGGTCAGCGGTTCGCGTCGCTGGTGCGGGCGGCGACACCGGACGCGGTGCTGGCGGCGGTGGAGTTGCTGGCGGACCGCACCGGCGCCGGGGTGCTGGTGGTGGACGTGGGCGGGGCGACGACGGACGTGTATTCGGCGTTGTTGCCGGACGCGGAGGCGGAGACGGGTCCGCGCCGCGATGTGGCGGGCACGTTGTGGCGGTCGCGGACCGTGGAGGGTGACCTGGGGGTGCGGGCGGGCGCCGGCGGGGTGGTGGCGGCCGCGGCGGCGGAGAAGTTGGCGGCGCCGGACATCACCGGCGGGCCGCCGTTCGACACCGGCACGGACCGGCGGTTGGCGCAGGTGGCGGCGATGGTGGCGTTGCGCCGCCACGCGCGGGGGCACGCACCGGGGCCGGGGCTGCCGCGCACGGGCGGGCGGGATCTGCGCGACGTGCGGCTGGTGGTGGGTTCCGGTGGGGTGCTGCGCCACGGCGGGGGTCCGCAGGTGCTGGACGCGGTGCTGGGCGACACGGCCGGGGGGTGGGCGGCACCGGCGGGGGCGCGGCGCACGGTGGATTCGGCGTACGTGCTGGCGGCGGCGGGCCTGTTGGCGGCGGAGCATCCGGCGGCGGCGGCCGGGCTGCTCGACACGCTGCGGTGA
- a CDS encoding DsbA family protein: protein MGKQAREQSRQVRKGQAAVAAAQSGRPRWPAIAGLVVVVGLLTAIVFTIVRAATNDSSAQPTASGPVVAPSGAAGGALVSGKADAPVKLEIYADYMCPYCGRFERANGAEIARLVDDGTVRQYQYPLAFLDEMSDGTRYSTRAANAAATVYDQAPDKLAAFDAALYANQPAEGSAGLSDERIAELARQAGVPPPVVESFTRRVFEPWVATSTQAAFASGLQGTPTVKINGEVFEGDLYTVGPLTEAITAAAK, encoded by the coding sequence GTGGGCAAGCAGGCACGGGAGCAGTCCCGTCAGGTACGCAAGGGCCAGGCAGCCGTCGCGGCCGCCCAGAGCGGGCGGCCGCGCTGGCCGGCCATCGCCGGTCTCGTTGTCGTCGTCGGGTTGCTGACCGCGATCGTGTTCACCATCGTGCGGGCCGCCACCAACGACTCCTCGGCGCAGCCCACGGCCTCCGGTCCGGTTGTGGCGCCCAGCGGCGCGGCCGGCGGCGCGCTGGTCAGCGGGAAAGCCGACGCCCCGGTCAAGCTCGAGATCTACGCCGACTACATGTGCCCGTACTGCGGCCGGTTCGAGCGCGCCAACGGCGCCGAGATCGCCCGGCTGGTCGACGACGGCACCGTGCGCCAGTACCAGTATCCGCTGGCGTTCCTCGATGAGATGTCCGACGGGACCCGCTACTCGACGCGGGCCGCGAACGCCGCCGCGACCGTGTACGACCAGGCCCCCGACAAGCTGGCCGCGTTCGACGCGGCGCTGTACGCGAACCAGCCCGCCGAGGGCAGCGCGGGCCTGTCCGACGAGCGGATCGCCGAGCTGGCCCGCCAGGCCGGGGTGCCGCCGCCGGTGGTGGAGAGCTTCACCCGGCGGGTGTTCGAACCCTGGGTGGCCACCTCGACCCAGGCCGCGTTCGCGTCCGGGCTGCAGGGCACCCCCACCGTGAAGATCAACGGCGAGGTGTTCGAGGGTGACCTGTACACGGTGGGCCCGCTGACCGAGGCCATCACCGCGGCGGCCAAGTAA
- the lnt gene encoding apolipoprotein N-acyltransferase produces the protein MTLDSAAPPSAPVSVVAPGPVRLPVGLLLSVLAGLSLLVSFPPYGLWWLGPVGVALLAVAAHRRRLRGAAGLGMITGLVFFLPLLAWTNLNTGWLPWVLLSVAQAAFLALLGAASAWVSPLLDRWPAVWPLVCGLLWTAQEALRDRQPFGGFPWGRLAFGQADGPLLRLAVWGGAPLVTFAVAAAGGALAGLWWCRGRGVRRIAAGAGFAAAAVLIVVGPAAVPVAEAGPQRATVALVQGNVPRLGLDFNAQRRAVLDNHVRGTRELARQVAAGRVPRPDLVVWPENSSDIDPLRNADAGQQIGAAAQEIGVPILVGAVLRGDRPGEIRNAGILWRPGTGPAIDQLYVKRHPVPFAEFMPLRPVARLVSDKVDLVKNMVAGQKPGVVRTGPVTLGDVICFEVAYDEIVRDTVTGGAQVLAVQTNNATFDVAEARQQLAMVRLRAVEHGRQALMVSTVGVSGFVDTAGGVHQATGFNTAAVVVGEMRLGGPATLATRLGRWPELAAAVAGLALLALAAPGRLRRRRGIDIDDSVATEER, from the coding sequence ATGACCCTGGACAGCGCGGCGCCGCCGTCCGCGCCCGTGTCGGTGGTGGCGCCGGGGCCGGTGCGGCTACCGGTGGGCCTGCTGCTGTCGGTGCTGGCGGGGCTGTCGTTGCTGGTGTCGTTTCCGCCGTACGGGCTGTGGTGGCTGGGCCCGGTCGGGGTGGCGTTGCTGGCGGTCGCGGCGCACCGGCGCCGGCTGCGCGGCGCCGCCGGGCTGGGCATGATCACCGGCCTGGTGTTCTTCCTGCCGCTGCTGGCGTGGACGAACCTGAACACGGGCTGGCTGCCGTGGGTGTTGCTGTCGGTGGCGCAAGCCGCGTTCCTGGCGTTGCTGGGCGCCGCGAGCGCCTGGGTGTCGCCGCTGCTGGACCGGTGGCCGGCGGTGTGGCCGCTGGTGTGCGGGCTGCTGTGGACGGCGCAGGAGGCGCTGCGGGACCGGCAGCCGTTCGGCGGGTTCCCGTGGGGGCGGCTGGCGTTCGGCCAGGCGGACGGGCCGTTGCTGCGCCTGGCGGTGTGGGGTGGGGCGCCGCTGGTGACGTTCGCGGTGGCGGCGGCCGGTGGGGCCCTGGCGGGCCTGTGGTGGTGTCGCGGGCGAGGGGTGCGGCGGATCGCGGCCGGCGCCGGGTTCGCGGCGGCGGCCGTGCTGATCGTGGTGGGGCCGGCGGCGGTGCCGGTCGCCGAGGCGGGTCCGCAGCGGGCCACGGTCGCGCTCGTGCAGGGCAACGTGCCGCGGCTGGGGTTGGATTTCAACGCGCAGCGCCGGGCGGTCCTCGACAACCACGTACGGGGGACCCGGGAGCTGGCGCGGCAGGTGGCGGCGGGCCGGGTGCCGCGCCCGGATCTGGTGGTGTGGCCGGAGAATTCCAGCGACATCGACCCGCTGCGCAACGCCGACGCCGGGCAGCAGATCGGTGCGGCGGCCCAGGAGATCGGCGTGCCGATCCTGGTGGGCGCGGTGCTGCGCGGCGACCGGCCGGGGGAGATTCGCAACGCGGGCATTCTGTGGCGGCCGGGCACCGGCCCTGCCATCGATCAGCTGTACGTCAAGCGGCACCCGGTGCCGTTCGCGGAGTTCATGCCGTTGCGGCCGGTGGCGCGGCTGGTCAGCGACAAGGTGGACTTGGTGAAGAACATGGTCGCCGGCCAGAAGCCGGGCGTGGTGCGTACCGGCCCGGTGACGCTCGGCGACGTGATCTGTTTCGAGGTGGCGTACGACGAGATCGTGCGGGACACCGTGACCGGCGGCGCGCAGGTCCTGGCGGTGCAGACGAACAATGCCACCTTCGATGTGGCGGAGGCGCGTCAGCAGCTGGCGATGGTGCGGCTGCGCGCGGTGGAGCACGGCCGGCAGGCATTGATGGTGTCGACGGTCGGGGTGTCCGGGTTCGTGGACACCGCCGGTGGGGTGCACCAGGCGACCGGGTTCAACACGGCCGCGGTGGTGGTGGGTGAGATGCGACTCGGCGGACCGGCTACGCTGGCCACTCGCCTGGGCCGGTGGCCGGAGCTGGCCGCCGCGGTGGCCGGGCTCGCGCTGCTGGCCCTGGCGGCGCCGGGGCGGCTGCGCCGGCGGCGCGGGATTGACATCGACGACAGTGTGGCAACGGAGGAACGGTGA
- a CDS encoding polyprenol monophosphomannose synthase encodes MSEAQEYPGVGRVLVVIPTYDEAENIRQITQRVRRAVPSVDILVADDNSPDGTGAIADELSATDDHVFVLHRAGKQGLGAAYVAGFAWAKDKGYDAVVEMDADGSHAPEELPKLLDALRDNDAVLGTRYIPGGSVHNWPLHRLLLSRGGNIYIKMALGMPFRDATGGYRAYRMAVLDHIDVATVASQGYSFQVELAWRTFRHGFRMTEVPITFTERERGKSKMSGNIFKEQLLRVTRWGVQSRAQALRQRLGRDPKADSTLR; translated from the coding sequence GTGAGCGAGGCGCAGGAGTATCCGGGGGTGGGCCGGGTCCTCGTGGTCATTCCGACCTACGACGAGGCCGAGAACATCCGGCAGATCACCCAGCGGGTGCGCCGCGCGGTGCCGTCCGTGGACATCCTGGTCGCCGACGACAACTCGCCGGACGGTACGGGCGCGATCGCCGACGAGTTGAGCGCGACCGACGATCACGTCTTCGTGCTGCACCGCGCCGGTAAGCAGGGCCTGGGCGCCGCGTACGTGGCGGGGTTCGCGTGGGCCAAGGACAAGGGCTACGACGCGGTTGTGGAGATGGACGCGGACGGTTCGCACGCCCCGGAGGAGCTGCCGAAGCTGCTGGACGCGCTGCGCGACAACGACGCGGTGCTGGGCACCCGGTACATTCCGGGCGGCAGCGTGCACAACTGGCCGCTGCACCGGCTGCTGCTGTCGCGCGGCGGCAACATCTACATCAAGATGGCGTTGGGGATGCCGTTCCGGGACGCGACCGGTGGCTACCGGGCGTACCGGATGGCGGTGCTGGACCACATCGACGTCGCCACGGTCGCCTCGCAGGGGTATTCGTTCCAGGTGGAGCTGGCGTGGCGGACGTTCCGGCACGGGTTCCGGATGACCGAGGTGCCGATCACGTTCACCGAACGTGAGCGCGGCAAGAGCAAGATGAGCGGCAACATCTTCAAGGAGCAGCTGCTGCGGGTCACCCGGTGGGGGGTGCAGTCGCGGGCGCAGGCGCTGCGGCAGCGGCTGGGCCGCGACCCGAAGGCGGATTCCACCCTCCGTTGA
- a CDS encoding CbtA family protein, with product MSLSAERAPGYPAVLLRGLLAGLIAGLLAGAFGYVAGEPRVDAAIAIEEQAAHAEAGGGEAGHHDDELVGRTGQKGGLFLATALFGAAMGGLLATAYTLLRRRLRTPSDTRAALGLAGAALLGAVLVPFVKYPPNPPAVGDPATIDQRTAAYLAIVVLGLVAVWAGVVGYRAPRTAAPEWLRAAGAVVGFLAVVAVGYVMLPSVDEVPATFPASLLWNFRVASLGTQVVLWVSLGLGFAALLSRLGARRSRTVDQAAVAG from the coding sequence GTGTCACTGAGCGCCGAGCGCGCCCCGGGCTACCCCGCTGTCCTGCTGCGCGGGCTGCTGGCCGGCCTGATCGCCGGGCTGCTGGCCGGGGCGTTCGGCTATGTCGCGGGCGAGCCGCGCGTCGACGCGGCCATCGCGATCGAGGAGCAGGCGGCGCACGCCGAGGCCGGTGGCGGCGAGGCCGGCCACCACGACGACGAGTTGGTGGGCCGCACCGGGCAGAAGGGCGGGCTGTTCCTGGCCACGGCCCTGTTCGGGGCGGCGATGGGCGGGCTGCTGGCCACCGCGTACACCCTGCTGCGGCGCCGGTTGCGCACCCCGTCGGACACCCGCGCCGCGCTGGGACTGGCCGGGGCCGCGCTGCTGGGCGCGGTGCTCGTACCGTTCGTGAAGTATCCGCCCAATCCCCCGGCGGTGGGCGACCCCGCGACGATCGACCAGCGGACGGCCGCCTACCTGGCGATCGTGGTGCTCGGGCTGGTCGCCGTCTGGGCGGGCGTGGTCGGCTACCGGGCCCCGCGTACGGCCGCACCGGAGTGGCTGCGCGCGGCCGGGGCCGTGGTCGGCTTCCTCGCCGTGGTGGCCGTCGGGTACGTGATGCTGCCGTCCGTCGACGAGGTCCCGGCGACGTTCCCGGCGAGTCTGCTGTGGAATTTCCGGGTGGCGTCGCTGGGCACCCAGGTGGTGCTGTGGGTGTCGCTGGGGCTGGGCTTCGCCGCTCTGCTGTCGCGGCTCGGCGCCCGCCGCTCCCGCACGGTGGACCAGGCGGCCGTCGCCGGGTGA
- a CDS encoding histidine phosphatase family protein encodes MSGVRLLACAPTPALRAAVFGGDGEPDDAGLRAARSLSGRRGLNGDQPWVCGGSVAAAATARALGRSAVAVPALADPDFGHWTGSALEVVAARDPAAVQTWLTDPGAAPHGGESLAAVTARVGRWLDGQASQPVVAVAHPVVVRAAVASALELPPAALWRLDVAPLALLRLTCRAGRWHLHLPAT; translated from the coding sequence ATGAGCGGGGTACGGCTGCTGGCCTGCGCCCCCACCCCGGCGCTGCGGGCCGCGGTGTTCGGCGGCGACGGTGAACCCGACGACGCGGGCCTGCGCGCCGCCCGGTCCCTGTCCGGGCGGCGCGGCCTGAACGGTGACCAGCCGTGGGTGTGCGGCGGTTCCGTGGCCGCCGCCGCCACGGCCCGCGCGCTGGGCCGGTCGGCCGTGGCCGTGCCCGCGCTGGCAGATCCCGATTTCGGGCACTGGACCGGCTCGGCGCTGGAGGTCGTCGCGGCCCGCGACCCCGCCGCCGTGCAAACGTGGCTGACCGATCCCGGCGCCGCGCCGCACGGCGGGGAGTCCCTGGCCGCCGTGACCGCGCGCGTCGGCCGGTGGCTGGACGGGCAGGCGTCGCAGCCGGTGGTGGCGGTCGCCCACCCGGTCGTGGTCCGCGCCGCCGTCGCGTCCGCCCTGGAATTGCCGCCCGCCGCGCTGTGGCGTCTGGACGTGGCGCCGCTGGCCCTGCTCCGGCTGACCTGCCGGGCGGGCCGCTGGCACCTGCACCTGCCCGCCACCTAA
- the mycP gene encoding type VII secretion-associated serine protease mycosin, with product MRKTVAAVAVAFGVLLPVPAQARAAACGQQPASGPVSRAVPYEAQLYGLDRLGRVADGSGVRVAVLDSGVDAQHPQLQGRVDTGLDMLRGNRDARQDCVGHGTGVASIIAGRRVDGVPFHGLAPRATIVPVRISEQETIDGRTVGDFVSPEKFAQAIDWASDPRRGNAQVINLSVVMIKEEPAVHEAVDRALRRGVVVVAAVGNAGGAQGANPTPYPAAYDGVIGVGSIGPDGLRAEDSQHGRYVTVMAAGVGVTMAAPRSGHAAGNGTSFAAPFVAATAALLKQRFPDLSPGEITRRILATADPAPGGGRSDEYGYGLLNPYRALTETLAPDGAAPPAPVVVHRDDAAQVAREARRQHAQDRALLVAAAGAAAVVLLGGGAAVVRRGRRRGWRPASG from the coding sequence GTGCGGAAGACGGTGGCGGCCGTGGCCGTGGCATTCGGCGTGCTGCTGCCCGTTCCGGCCCAGGCCCGCGCGGCCGCGTGCGGCCAGCAGCCGGCGTCCGGGCCGGTGAGCCGCGCGGTCCCCTACGAGGCCCAGCTGTACGGCCTGGACCGGCTGGGCCGGGTGGCCGACGGGTCCGGGGTCCGGGTCGCGGTCCTCGACTCCGGGGTCGACGCGCAGCACCCGCAACTGCAGGGGCGGGTCGACACGGGGCTGGACATGTTGCGCGGCAACCGCGACGCCCGGCAGGACTGCGTCGGGCACGGCACCGGCGTGGCCAGCATCATCGCCGGACGTCGGGTCGACGGCGTGCCGTTCCACGGCCTCGCGCCCCGCGCGACCATCGTGCCGGTGCGCATCAGCGAGCAGGAGACCATCGACGGGCGCACCGTCGGCGATTTCGTGTCGCCGGAGAAGTTCGCGCAGGCCATCGACTGGGCGTCAGATCCGCGCCGCGGCAACGCCCAGGTGATCAACTTGTCGGTGGTGATGATCAAGGAGGAACCCGCGGTCCACGAGGCCGTGGACCGCGCCCTGCGGCGCGGGGTGGTGGTGGTCGCCGCGGTCGGCAACGCCGGCGGCGCCCAGGGCGCCAACCCGACGCCGTACCCGGCGGCCTACGACGGGGTCATCGGGGTCGGCTCGATCGGGCCGGACGGGTTGCGCGCCGAGGACTCCCAGCACGGCAGGTACGTCACCGTCATGGCCGCCGGCGTCGGCGTCACCATGGCGGCGCCGCGCAGCGGGCACGCCGCAGGCAACGGCACCAGCTTCGCGGCGCCGTTCGTCGCGGCCACGGCGGCGCTGCTCAAGCAGCGTTTCCCCGACCTGAGCCCCGGCGAGATCACCCGGCGCATCCTGGCCACCGCCGACCCGGCGCCCGGCGGTGGGCGCAGCGACGAGTACGGCTACGGCCTGCTCAACCCGTACCGTGCGCTGACCGAGACGCTCGCGCCGGACGGGGCCGCGCCGCCCGCACCCGTCGTGGTGCACCGCGACGACGCGGCCCAGGTCGCCCGTGAGGCCCGCCGCCAGCACGCGCAGGACCGGGCGCTGCTGGTGGCCGCCGCGGGCGCCGCCGCGGTGGTGCTGCTCGGCGGCGGCGCGGCCGTGGTGCGGCGCGGGCGCCGCCGCGGCTGGCGGCCCGCGTCCGGCTGA
- a CDS encoding CbtB domain-containing protein, translated as MPKVQSVHPVISPAVSTRVLWTALAVVAVLLLMAYLVAFDQGAVSRSGMYLHELMHDGRHLLGVPCH; from the coding sequence ATGCCGAAGGTTCAGTCGGTTCACCCGGTGATCTCACCCGCCGTGTCCACCCGGGTGCTGTGGACGGCACTCGCGGTCGTCGCGGTGCTGCTGCTCATGGCGTACCTGGTCGCGTTCGACCAGGGCGCGGTCTCGCGCAGCGGCATGTACCTGCACGAGCTCATGCACGACGGCCGGCACCTGCTCGGCGTCCCGTGTCACTGA
- a CDS encoding RNA polymerase-binding protein RbpA, with translation MGERMLRGSRLGAVSYESDRNTELAPRQTREYLCVKGHQFEVPFAVDAEVPITWECKFDGSVARLVDGNEPEQKKAKPPRTHWDMLLERRSISELEDILNERLQEVRTRRGR, from the coding sequence ATGGGCGAACGCATGCTGCGCGGCAGCCGTCTTGGCGCAGTCAGCTACGAGTCCGACCGCAACACCGAGCTGGCGCCCCGGCAGACCCGCGAGTACCTGTGCGTCAAGGGCCACCAGTTCGAGGTGCCGTTCGCCGTCGACGCCGAGGTCCCGATCACCTGGGAGTGCAAGTTCGACGGCAGCGTCGCCCGGCTGGTCGACGGCAACGAACCGGAACAGAAGAAGGCCAAGCCGCCCCGCACCCACTGGGACATGCTGCTGGAGCGCCGCTCCATCTCGGAGCTGGAGGACATCCTCAACGAGCGGCTGCAGGAGGTCCGCACCCGCCGCGGCCGCTGA
- a CDS encoding vitamin K epoxide reductase family protein, which yields MTDPLAWFRRLRHADAWIYGTMLFSACLSLLASFVLSIDAVRLAENPNRSLSCDINAVISCGTVATSWQAQLFGFPNAFLGLVAEPVVITIAVASLAGVRFPRGFMFAAQIVYTLGVIFAYWLFYEAVVNIGALCPWCLLVTVSTTLVFATLTHVNVRDDNLYLPARAQQAAARFIDADYDVLVVTIWLLTLGLIIVTKYGTALFG from the coding sequence ATGACGGACCCGCTGGCCTGGTTCCGGCGGCTGCGCCACGCCGACGCGTGGATCTACGGCACCATGCTGTTCTCGGCGTGCCTGAGCCTGCTGGCCTCGTTCGTGCTCTCCATCGACGCCGTACGCCTGGCCGAGAACCCGAACCGCAGCCTGTCCTGCGACATCAACGCCGTGATCAGCTGCGGCACGGTCGCCACGAGCTGGCAGGCGCAGTTGTTCGGCTTCCCGAACGCCTTCCTGGGCCTGGTCGCCGAACCGGTCGTGATCACCATCGCGGTGGCGAGCCTGGCCGGGGTGCGTTTCCCCCGCGGTTTCATGTTCGCCGCCCAGATCGTCTACACCCTGGGCGTCATCTTCGCGTACTGGCTGTTCTACGAGGCCGTGGTCAACATCGGGGCGTTGTGCCCGTGGTGCCTGCTGGTCACCGTCTCCACCACGCTGGTGTTCGCCACGCTCACCCACGTCAACGTCCGCGACGACAACCTGTACCTGCCCGCGCGGGCCCAGCAGGCCGCGGCCCGCTTCATCGACGCCGACTACGACGTGCTGGTCGTGACGATCTGGCTGCTCACCCTCGGCCTGATCATCGTCACCAAGTACGGCACCGCCCTGTTCGGCTGA
- a CDS encoding hotdog domain-containing protein, with amino-acid sequence MITVVHRRYVPYAHAHYAGNLVDGAYSLGLFGDVATEVCIQLDGDEGLFASYSDVQFKAPVQAGDVLEVTATVTRMGTRSRTIEFASTVVCRGTGGSGAQVLAEPIVAVTATGTVVVPPKA; translated from the coding sequence ATGATCACTGTGGTGCACCGCCGGTATGTCCCGTACGCGCACGCCCACTACGCCGGGAATCTGGTGGACGGGGCGTACTCGCTGGGGTTGTTCGGGGATGTGGCCACGGAGGTGTGCATCCAGCTCGACGGGGACGAGGGGTTGTTCGCGTCGTACTCGGATGTGCAGTTCAAGGCGCCGGTGCAGGCGGGTGACGTGCTGGAGGTGACGGCGACGGTGACCCGGATGGGTACCCGGTCGCGGACGATCGAGTTCGCGTCGACGGTGGTGTGCCGGGGCACGGGCGGTTCGGGCGCGCAGGTGCTGGCGGAGCCGATCGTGGCGGTGACGGCGACGGGCACGGTGGTCGTCCCACCCAAGGCATGA
- a CDS encoding OAM dimerization domain-containing protein: MTIIRPYGDTTGDGMVQVSFTLPIPHDKRAEGAAVQLANKMGMDPALLVHAKQMGDGFTFFVVYGRVNHLVDTEKVQVVERDFPLLSAKEVNATIKRRLRRRLNVVGACIGTDAHTVGIDAILNVKGIAGEKGLEYYRELSVTNMGAQVSVPELVETARARKADAVLVSQVVTQRDAHLHNTRAMSAAFREALPAGKRPLLIVGGPRFDELMTDELGVDRIFGRGTTPGEVASYLVHALLTRKENAA, from the coding sequence GTGACGATCATCCGCCCCTATGGGGACACCACCGGGGACGGGATGGTGCAGGTGTCGTTCACGCTGCCGATCCCGCACGACAAGCGGGCCGAGGGTGCCGCGGTCCAGTTGGCGAACAAGATGGGCATGGACCCGGCGCTGCTGGTGCACGCGAAGCAGATGGGTGACGGGTTCACGTTCTTCGTCGTGTACGGCCGGGTGAACCACCTGGTGGACACCGAGAAGGTGCAGGTGGTGGAGCGTGACTTCCCGCTGTTGAGCGCCAAGGAGGTCAACGCGACGATCAAGCGGCGGCTGCGGCGGCGGTTGAACGTGGTGGGTGCCTGCATCGGTACGGACGCGCACACCGTGGGCATCGACGCGATCCTCAACGTCAAGGGGATCGCGGGGGAGAAGGGCCTGGAGTACTACCGGGAGCTGTCGGTGACGAACATGGGTGCGCAGGTGAGCGTGCCGGAGCTGGTGGAGACGGCGCGGGCGCGTAAGGCGGACGCGGTGCTGGTGTCGCAGGTGGTGACGCAGCGCGACGCGCATCTGCACAACACGCGGGCGATGTCGGCGGCGTTCCGGGAAGCGTTGCCGGCGGGTAAGCGGCCGCTGCTGATCGTGGGCGGGCCGCGGTTCGACGAGCTGATGACGGACGAGTTGGGCGTCGACCGGATCTTCGGCCGGGGCACCACACCAGGCGAGGTGGCCTCGTATCTTGTGCACGCCCTGCTGACCCGCAAGGAGAACGCCGCATGA